The proteins below are encoded in one region of Peribacillus muralis:
- the qoxB gene encoding cytochrome aa3 quinol oxidase subunit I — MDYFDRFAVPHSSPMIVGSQIAIAVTVLAILVGVTYFKKWGYLWREWFTTVDHKRIGIMYILAALLMLFRGGADAILMRAQTAIPDNGLLDGQHYNEIFTTHGVVMILFMAMPFIIGLMNIVTPLQIGARDVAFPRLNAVSFWLFFWGAMLFNISFVVGGSPDAGWTAYFPLASVEFSESVGMNYYAIAIQIAGIGTLMTGINFIVTILKMRAPGMTLMKMPMFTWSILITNLIIVFAFPVLTVALALMTMDRLFGTNFFTMANGGSDMLWANLFWIWGHPEVYIVILPAFGIYSEIISTFARRNLYGYKSMVVSMVAISVLSFVVWAHHFFTMGHGAMVNGIFSITTMAIAVPTGIKIFNWLFTLWRGKIEFTVPMLYSLAFIPIFTIGGVTGVMLAMASADYQYHNTMFLVAHFHYVLIPGTVFAVLAGFTYWWPKIFNFQLSERIGKWAFWFIVVGFNVTFFPMFITGLDGQARRMYTYSEATGYGPLNLLSFVGALGLLIGFAFLVYNIYWSTRYAPRNITSDPWNARSLEWATHSPVPEYNFAIVPEVDSSQAFWDSKNNGPALFKGKYKEIHMPNNSGVPFVLGIIFFVWGFAMVFSMWIFAIISTLGIFACMAHRSFEKDHGHHISVEEIEETEKKLRGANA; from the coding sequence ATGGATTACTTTGATAGATTTGCCGTACCACACAGCTCCCCTATGATTGTCGGTTCACAGATCGCAATCGCGGTTACAGTACTAGCAATACTAGTAGGCGTAACCTATTTTAAAAAGTGGGGCTACCTATGGCGCGAGTGGTTCACAACGGTTGACCATAAACGTATTGGTATCATGTACATTCTCGCTGCACTACTTATGCTTTTCCGTGGTGGAGCCGACGCAATATTGATGCGTGCTCAAACAGCAATACCTGATAATGGATTGTTGGATGGACAGCATTACAATGAGATTTTCACAACACACGGGGTCGTTATGATCCTGTTCATGGCCATGCCATTCATTATCGGTTTAATGAATATCGTCACTCCTCTACAAATTGGAGCTCGTGACGTAGCCTTCCCTCGTTTGAACGCAGTATCTTTCTGGTTGTTCTTTTGGGGAGCGATGTTATTCAACATCTCGTTCGTAGTCGGTGGTTCTCCTGATGCAGGTTGGACAGCTTACTTCCCATTAGCGAGTGTTGAATTCAGTGAATCCGTTGGGATGAACTATTACGCAATTGCGATTCAAATCGCAGGTATCGGTACATTAATGACTGGTATCAACTTTATCGTAACAATATTGAAAATGAGAGCACCTGGTATGACATTGATGAAAATGCCGATGTTCACATGGTCAATTCTTATCACGAACCTTATCATCGTCTTCGCTTTCCCTGTTTTGACAGTGGCACTAGCGTTAATGACAATGGACCGTCTGTTTGGAACCAATTTCTTTACAATGGCTAACGGCGGATCGGATATGCTCTGGGCTAACTTGTTCTGGATTTGGGGACACCCTGAGGTATATATCGTTATCTTGCCTGCCTTCGGTATATACAGTGAGATCATTTCTACATTTGCACGTCGTAACCTTTATGGTTATAAATCAATGGTTGTCTCTATGGTTGCCATTTCCGTTCTATCATTCGTTGTATGGGCTCACCATTTCTTCACGATGGGTCACGGTGCGATGGTTAACGGGATCTTCTCGATTACAACGATGGCGATTGCCGTTCCGACGGGAATCAAGATCTTTAACTGGTTATTCACGCTTTGGAGAGGGAAAATCGAATTTACCGTTCCAATGCTTTACTCATTAGCTTTCATTCCGATCTTCACGATCGGTGGGGTAACGGGAGTCATGCTTGCAATGGCAAGTGCCGATTACCAATACCACAACACCATGTTCTTGGTGGCGCATTTCCACTACGTATTGATTCCGGGTACAGTGTTTGCCGTACTTGCTGGGTTTACGTACTGGTGGCCAAAAATCTTCAACTTCCAATTGAGCGAAAGAATTGGGAAATGGGCTTTCTGGTTCATCGTAGTCGGATTTAACGTAACATTCTTCCCTATGTTCATCACAGGGCTGGATGGTCAAGCACGTCGTATGTACACATATTCAGAAGCAACAGGATATGGTCCATTGAACCTGCTTTCATTCGTCGGTGCACTTGGTTTATTGATTGGTTTCGCATTCCTTGTGTACAACATTTACTGGAGCACTCGTTATGCACCAAGAAATATTACAAGCGATCCTTGGAATGCACGTTCATTGGAGTGGGCTACTCACAGTCCAGTTCCAGAATACAACTTCGCTATCGTACCTGAAGTTGATTCTTCACAAGCATTCTGGGATTCAAAAAATAATGGTCCCGCATTATTCAAAGGCAAGTACAAAGAAATCCACATGCCTAACAACAGCGGCGTTCCGTTCGTACTGGGTATCATCTTCTTCGTATGGGGATTTGCAATGGTATTCAGCATGTGGATCTTCGCTATCATTTCGACACTTGGAATCTTTGCTTGCATGGCCCACCGTTCATTTGAAAAAGATCACGGTCATCACATCTCCGTTGAAGAGATAGAAGAAACAGAAAAAAAATTGCGAGGTGCTAACGCATGA
- a CDS encoding S1C family serine protease: MMENYNGNEQVQVKEERKKGKSLWMTSLVSGTVASVVTSSVFIFGGDFIDQEKNSVADSAQTASVTQTEKDGGATPQKLSASTDSKDRANMVESASKSIVGVVNLQETQNQNPFQQQSTESEKVETGTGSGVIYKKDNGKAYIITNNHVIEGAKEVEISLYDGQKATAAVVGADALTDLAVLTIDASKAPDGIKFGNSDSMRPGEEVLAIGNPLGLDFSRSVTQGIVSATGRSISVDTSDGAWTLDVIQTDAAINPGNSGGALINTAGEVIGINSLKISESGVEGLGFAIPSNDVIPIVTELIEKGKITRPYLGVSLASIEELPQYYLQDVPEAAKTGVMITSIEAGSAADKGGLKQQDIIMELDGTKISTAAELRKYLYTDKKIGDKVKVKVYRGKAEKTVTITLQKS; encoded by the coding sequence ATGATGGAGAATTATAATGGCAATGAGCAAGTCCAGGTGAAGGAAGAACGAAAAAAGGGGAAATCGCTTTGGATGACTAGTCTTGTTTCCGGCACGGTTGCTTCCGTGGTTACATCTTCTGTATTTATATTTGGCGGCGATTTCATAGATCAAGAAAAAAATTCAGTGGCTGATTCAGCCCAGACGGCAAGTGTTACGCAAACGGAAAAGGATGGTGGCGCCACTCCGCAAAAGCTGTCGGCAAGCACCGATTCAAAGGATCGGGCAAATATGGTTGAGTCGGCATCGAAATCGATTGTAGGGGTCGTGAATTTACAGGAAACACAAAACCAAAACCCGTTCCAGCAACAAAGCACGGAAAGTGAAAAGGTCGAGACAGGAACCGGATCAGGGGTCATCTACAAAAAAGACAATGGAAAGGCCTATATCATTACGAACAATCATGTCATTGAAGGCGCCAAGGAGGTCGAAATTTCCTTGTATGACGGACAAAAGGCAACAGCAGCCGTTGTAGGCGCCGATGCTTTGACCGATTTGGCGGTTTTGACCATCGATGCTTCGAAGGCACCGGATGGCATCAAGTTTGGAAATTCGGATAGCATGCGTCCAGGTGAAGAGGTGCTGGCCATCGGAAATCCACTGGGACTTGATTTTTCACGTTCGGTAACACAGGGAATCGTCAGTGCGACGGGGCGCTCCATATCAGTCGATACATCGGATGGAGCTTGGACACTGGATGTCATTCAAACGGATGCTGCGATAAATCCTGGAAATAGCGGAGGGGCATTGATCAACACGGCTGGTGAGGTTATCGGTATAAACAGTTTGAAGATATCCGAAAGTGGCGTGGAAGGCTTGGGATTTGCGATACCAAGCAATGATGTGATCCCGATCGTGACGGAATTGATCGAAAAGGGTAAAATCACGCGCCCATACTTGGGTGTCAGCTTGGCCAGTATCGAAGAGCTGCCGCAGTATTATCTTCAAGATGTACCTGAGGCTGCAAAAACAGGGGTAATGATCACGAGTATAGAAGCAGGTTCGGCTGCTGATAAGGGAGGACTTAAGCAACAGGATATTATCATGGAACTTGACGGAACGAAAATCAGTACAGCTGCAGAATTGAGGAAATACTTATATACCGATAAAAAGATCGGCGATAAAGTGAAGGTTAAAGTGTATCGTGGTAAAGCAGAGAAAACGGTAACGATTACTTTGCAAAAGTCATAG
- a CDS encoding ABC transporter permease, protein MSTTVPVTANVKKRKLELFEFFYKYGTILTIILLVGVFAATNPSFIQTTNLINILRSISIVTIIAIGITISLTVDGFDLSVGSVASMANAIVISMFVWFSQDTLIAILAAIGASLVVGALNSFMIVKLRIPDMLMTLATMFIIQGIALTYTKGATVSQNMVMPDGTFATGLISPLFAKIGQVPWIIGIMAVIVVATHIFLTYTKHGRYMYIIGGNKEAARLSGISVNKYKVLAYLLSALFAAIGGIVLASRVMTSEINSGSPYLMDAVAAAFIGSSVLGAGKPNAFGTFVGAVLIGILQNGLIMMSVPYYAMDIVKGTVLALALAITYYKQKQ, encoded by the coding sequence ATGAGCACAACCGTTCCTGTTACAGCCAATGTGAAAAAGCGAAAGTTGGAGCTGTTCGAATTTTTCTATAAATACGGCACGATACTGACCATTATCCTTTTAGTTGGGGTCTTCGCCGCTACCAACCCATCTTTCATTCAGACCACCAATCTAATTAATATCCTTCGTTCGATTTCAATCGTGACGATCATTGCCATCGGCATAACGATATCTTTAACGGTGGATGGATTCGACCTTTCCGTCGGTTCTGTCGCTTCAATGGCCAATGCCATCGTCATTTCCATGTTTGTCTGGTTTTCACAGGATACCTTGATTGCCATATTGGCTGCAATCGGGGCCTCACTTGTCGTGGGGGCATTGAATTCTTTCATGATTGTTAAATTGAGAATCCCTGACATGCTGATGACATTGGCTACGATGTTCATTATTCAGGGCATTGCCCTTACCTATACAAAAGGGGCGACGGTTTCGCAAAATATGGTCATGCCTGATGGGACGTTCGCGACAGGGCTTATCAGCCCGCTTTTCGCCAAAATCGGCCAAGTGCCATGGATCATCGGGATCATGGCAGTCATAGTGGTGGCCACGCATATCTTTTTGACGTATACGAAGCACGGTCGTTATATGTACATAATCGGAGGAAATAAGGAAGCGGCGAGACTCTCCGGGATATCGGTCAATAAATATAAGGTGCTGGCCTATCTCCTATCCGCTTTATTTGCTGCCATCGGGGGAATTGTCCTTGCTTCAAGGGTCATGACGTCTGAAATTAATTCAGGGTCGCCATATTTAATGGATGCAGTTGCTGCAGCCTTCATAGGTTCCTCTGTTTTGGGGGCAGGTAAACCGAATGCCTTTGGAACCTTTGTAGGAGCCGTCCTGATCGGAATCCTTCAAAATGGGCTGATCATGATGTCTGTGCCTTATTATGCGATGGATATTGTCAAAGGAACAGTGCTGGCCCTTGCGCTAGCAATTACGTACTACAAACAAAAACAGTAG
- the qoxD gene encoding cytochrome aa3 quinol oxidase subunit IV, translating into MKQLFPRGHVMGFIFSMVLTAVALGVVVYELSFKTGMIVLLVTAFMQAGVQLVMFMHAGESEDKKAIYTNVYYALFIALVTIFGTLLTMVWGYQ; encoded by the coding sequence ATGAAACAGCTATTCCCACGTGGACATGTTATGGGATTCATATTCTCCATGGTTCTTACAGCCGTTGCTCTTGGTGTAGTTGTATATGAACTTTCTTTCAAAACGGGTATGATCGTCCTTTTAGTGACTGCATTCATGCAAGCCGGCGTTCAGCTGGTCATGTTCATGCATGCTGGTGAATCCGAGGATAAGAAAGCCATCTACACAAACGTTTACTACGCTCTATTCATTGCATTAGTTACCATATTCGGTACACTGCTTACAATGGTTTGGGGCTACCAATAA
- the qoxC gene encoding cytochrome aa3 quinol oxidase subunit III: MKIDNSLPLEYSTEENRLKILGFWIFLGAEIALFATLFATYFTLVNRTGNGPIGGDIFEVTPVLIETILLLTSSFTIGLGINAMRHGSKNAMMVFFIITLALGAGFLGTEIFEFKHYVHIGAGLQVSAFTSILLTLLGTHGAHVTLGLFWGTFIVLQVKKRGLTPETTNKAFIYSLYWHFLDVVWIFIFSFVYLKGMM; the protein is encoded by the coding sequence ATGAAAATAGATAACTCGCTGCCACTTGAATATAGTACAGAAGAAAATCGATTAAAGATTTTAGGTTTCTGGATTTTCCTTGGAGCTGAAATCGCGCTTTTCGCAACACTTTTTGCAACGTACTTCACACTAGTTAACAGGACTGGAAATGGCCCTATTGGTGGAGATATCTTCGAGGTTACACCAGTACTAATTGAAACGATCCTGCTATTGACTAGTAGTTTCACCATCGGTCTTGGAATCAATGCAATGCGCCATGGCAGCAAGAATGCAATGATGGTATTTTTCATCATCACTCTTGCTCTTGGAGCAGGATTCCTTGGCACTGAGATCTTTGAGTTCAAGCACTATGTTCATATCGGTGCAGGACTGCAAGTAAGTGCGTTCACATCCATTTTGTTGACATTGCTTGGAACGCATGGAGCTCACGTAACGCTCGGTTTATTCTGGGGAACATTCATCGTACTTCAAGTCAAGAAGCGCGGTTTGACACCGGAAACTACGAACAAAGCGTTCATCTACTCTCTATACTGGCATTTCCTAGACGTTGTTTGGATCTTCATTTTCAGCTTCGTCTATCTGAAAGGAATGATGTAA